One stretch of Nocardioides perillae DNA includes these proteins:
- a CDS encoding DEAD/DEAH box helicase, whose translation MIGLDSPVVAVLGPRGPKIAKAMERLGVRTVGDLLHHHPRRYLAVAELTRLEELEEGQVLTVVGEVAGTQRHQYTDRRTGRTAYRVEARLRTDGPSLTMTFFAKAKHVSDWHERRLQRGRRGLFTGQAKVFRDQWQLTNPRMLLFGEDGVGPGGPGGADDVGADEADARFLTEQLRSLYPIYPLTKGLDSWDVQRAVAFALTLVDDVPDLLPAEVRARHGLPDTLTALQWLHLPDSRDQVGEAHRLFRFEEGLVTQLVLGRRRRVQAAQGTVARPGRAEGEGLLGAFDARLPFELTAGQREVGEVLADELARPRPMHRLLQGEVGSGKTLVALRAALRVVDSGGQVALLAPTEVLAQQHHRSITALLGDLAGGGMLGGAAEATRVVLLTGSMPRAARKEALLAAASGEAGLVIGTHALLEPEVTFADLGLVVVDEQHRFGVEQRAAAAAKATTPPHVLVMTATPIPRTVAMTVFGDLEVATLRELPAGRAPVQTSLVPVTERPVWLDRVWARVREEVEAGHQAYVVCPRIDADDPEEGTVDQVDLDAEGNPLPPAHRLASVEEVATDLETGPLAGLRTARLHGRLSPEVKDATMRAFAAGEVDVLVSTTVVEVGVDVANATTMVLLDADRFGVSQLHQLRGRVGRGGLPGLCLLVTHVPPGSPALERLEAVAATTDGFELSRLDLEHRREGDVLGAHQAGGRSSLQRLRVLRDEETIVAAREEAERLLDLDASLDAAPRLAEAVLVLEASVESDFLDKS comes from the coding sequence GTGATCGGGCTCGACTCCCCGGTCGTGGCGGTCCTCGGGCCCCGCGGCCCCAAGATCGCCAAGGCGATGGAGCGCCTCGGCGTGCGCACCGTCGGCGACCTGCTGCACCACCACCCCCGGCGCTACCTCGCGGTCGCCGAGCTCACCCGGCTCGAGGAGCTGGAGGAGGGCCAGGTGCTCACCGTGGTCGGCGAGGTCGCCGGCACCCAGCGCCACCAGTACACCGACCGCCGCACCGGCCGCACGGCCTACCGCGTCGAGGCCCGGCTGCGCACCGACGGGCCGTCGCTCACCATGACGTTCTTCGCGAAGGCCAAGCACGTCAGCGACTGGCACGAGCGTCGGCTGCAGCGGGGGCGGCGCGGCCTGTTCACCGGGCAGGCCAAGGTCTTCCGCGACCAGTGGCAGCTCACCAACCCGCGCATGCTGCTCTTCGGCGAGGACGGCGTGGGGCCGGGCGGGCCGGGCGGTGCCGACGACGTCGGCGCCGACGAGGCCGACGCGCGGTTCCTCACCGAGCAGCTGCGCTCGCTCTACCCCATCTACCCCCTCACCAAGGGCCTGGACTCGTGGGACGTGCAGCGTGCCGTCGCCTTCGCCCTCACCCTCGTCGACGACGTGCCCGACCTGCTGCCCGCGGAGGTCCGTGCCCGCCACGGTTTGCCCGACACGCTGACGGCGCTGCAGTGGCTGCACCTCCCGGACTCCCGCGACCAGGTGGGCGAGGCCCACCGGCTCTTCCGCTTCGAGGAGGGGCTCGTGACGCAGCTCGTGCTCGGGCGCCGACGCCGCGTGCAGGCCGCCCAGGGCACCGTCGCCCGCCCGGGCAGGGCGGAGGGGGAGGGACTGCTCGGCGCCTTCGACGCGCGGCTCCCGTTCGAGCTCACGGCCGGCCAGCGCGAGGTGGGCGAGGTGCTGGCCGACGAGCTCGCCCGCCCCCGCCCCATGCACCGGTTGCTGCAGGGCGAGGTCGGCTCGGGCAAGACGCTGGTCGCCCTGCGCGCTGCCCTGCGGGTCGTCGACAGCGGGGGGCAGGTCGCGCTGCTCGCGCCCACCGAGGTGCTCGCCCAGCAGCACCACCGCTCCATCACGGCGCTGCTCGGCGACCTGGCCGGCGGCGGCATGCTCGGCGGCGCCGCCGAGGCCACCCGCGTGGTGCTGCTGACCGGCTCGATGCCCCGGGCGGCCCGCAAGGAGGCGCTCCTGGCCGCCGCGAGCGGCGAGGCCGGGCTCGTCATCGGCACCCACGCGCTCCTCGAGCCCGAGGTGACCTTCGCCGACCTCGGCCTGGTGGTCGTCGACGAGCAGCACCGCTTCGGCGTCGAGCAGCGCGCCGCCGCGGCGGCCAAGGCGACGACCCCGCCCCACGTGCTCGTCATGACCGCCACACCGATCCCGCGCACGGTCGCGATGACCGTCTTCGGCGACCTCGAGGTCGCCACGCTGCGCGAGCTGCCCGCCGGACGCGCGCCGGTGCAGACCTCGCTGGTCCCGGTCACCGAGCGCCCCGTGTGGCTCGACCGCGTGTGGGCGCGGGTGCGCGAGGAGGTCGAGGCCGGCCACCAGGCCTACGTCGTGTGCCCCCGCATCGACGCCGACGACCCCGAGGAGGGGACCGTCGACCAGGTCGACCTCGACGCCGAGGGCAACCCGCTGCCGCCCGCCCACCGGCTGGCCTCGGTCGAGGAGGTGGCCACCGACCTCGAGACCGGCCCGCTGGCAGGGCTGCGCACCGCCCGCCTCCACGGCCGGCTCAGCCCGGAGGTCAAGGACGCCACCATGCGCGCCTTCGCCGCGGGTGAGGTCGACGTCCTGGTCTCCACCACCGTCGTCGAGGTGGGGGTCGACGTCGCCAACGCCACGACGATGGTGCTGCTCGACGCCGACCGCTTCGGCGTCTCGCAGCTGCACCAGCTGCGCGGCCGCGTCGGGCGTGGCGGCCTGCCCGGGCTGTGCCTGCTGGTCACCCACGTGCCGCCGGGCAGCCCCGCCCTCGAGCGGCTCGAGGCGGTGGCGGCCACGACCGACGGCTTCGAGCTCAGCCGGCTCGACCTCGAGCACCGCCGCGAGGGTGACGTGCTCGGCGCCCACCAGGCGGGCGGCCGCTCCAGCCTGCAGCGCCTGCGGGTCCTGCGCGACGAAGAGACCATCGTCGCGGCCCGCGAGGAGGCCGAGCGCCTGCTCGACCTCGACGCGTCGCTCGACGCCGCGCCCCGCCTCGCGGAGGCCGTGCTCGTCCTCGAGGCGTCCGTCGAGTCCGACTTCCTGGACAAGTCGTGA
- a CDS encoding DAK2 domain-containing protein, with translation MEQVPTGGGISLAVVLRFVELATDALGGAREEIDALNVYPVPDGDTGTNMFLTVSSARDALLEATGGDAEAPLAPALAAMARGALLGARGNSGVILAQMLGAVCRRLGQAAAGERHAQVTAEAMAAATEASWAAVGTPVEGTILSVSRAASEAAVAAAADPHARSREVYVAAAAAAREALARTPEQLPLLAEAGVVDAGGRGLCVLLDAAETALTGRRPVAPGGVRGHRIPAPRHAPPDHRLDPDGPSYEVMYLLDTVDPGDDAVATLRRELAPLGDSLVVVGGQGLWNVHVHVDDVGAALEAGLRAGRPHRVRVTHFAEQLAQQARHAAVPSPATAPAQVPARARTVVAVAAGPGLRRLFEDGGAVVVEGGPGRRPSTGELLEAVTGCGSGEVVVLPNDPDSVRTAEIAARTAEESGRVRVAVIPTHAQVQGLAALAVHEPGRAFDSDVLEMTATARHARHGAVTVAARRAMTSAGPCEPGDVLGVVAGDFVVVGERLEEVAAEVLDRLLGGGGELVTVVTGADAAPGLRAATLAHLEERHPTVDVAVYHGGQERYPLLVSVE, from the coding sequence GTGGAGCAGGTCCCCACCGGCGGCGGCATCTCCCTCGCGGTCGTGCTGCGCTTCGTCGAGCTCGCGACCGACGCCCTCGGCGGCGCCCGTGAGGAGATCGACGCGCTCAACGTCTACCCGGTGCCCGACGGGGACACCGGCACCAACATGTTCCTCACCGTTTCCTCCGCCCGCGACGCGCTGCTGGAGGCGACCGGCGGCGACGCCGAGGCCCCGCTCGCCCCGGCGCTGGCGGCGATGGCCCGCGGAGCGCTGCTCGGCGCGCGCGGCAACTCCGGCGTGATCCTCGCCCAGATGCTCGGCGCCGTGTGCCGGCGCCTGGGCCAGGCGGCCGCGGGCGAGCGCCACGCCCAGGTCACCGCGGAGGCGATGGCAGCCGCGACCGAGGCGAGCTGGGCGGCCGTCGGCACCCCGGTCGAGGGCACGATCCTCTCGGTGTCGCGGGCCGCCTCCGAGGCCGCCGTCGCGGCCGCCGCGGACCCGCACGCGCGCAGCCGGGAGGTCTACGTCGCCGCCGCGGCCGCCGCGCGGGAGGCGCTCGCCCGCACGCCCGAGCAGCTGCCGCTGCTCGCCGAGGCGGGCGTCGTCGACGCGGGCGGACGGGGGCTGTGCGTGCTGCTCGACGCCGCCGAGACCGCCCTGACCGGGCGTCGTCCCGTGGCGCCCGGGGGCGTGCGGGGCCACCGCATCCCGGCACCGCGGCACGCACCGCCCGACCACCGTCTCGACCCCGACGGCCCGTCCTACGAGGTGATGTACCTCCTCGACACCGTCGACCCCGGCGACGACGCCGTGGCCACGCTGCGCCGCGAGCTGGCCCCGCTCGGCGACTCGCTGGTCGTCGTGGGCGGGCAGGGGCTGTGGAACGTCCACGTCCACGTGGACGACGTCGGCGCCGCGCTCGAGGCCGGGCTGCGCGCCGGTCGACCCCACCGGGTGCGCGTGACCCACTTCGCCGAGCAGCTCGCCCAGCAGGCCCGCCACGCGGCGGTCCCGTCCCCGGCGACGGCCCCGGCGCAGGTGCCGGCCCGGGCGCGGACGGTCGTCGCGGTGGCGGCGGGACCGGGGCTGCGCCGGCTCTTCGAGGACGGGGGCGCGGTGGTGGTCGAGGGTGGCCCCGGTCGCCGCCCGTCGACGGGCGAGCTGCTCGAGGCGGTGACCGGCTGCGGCAGCGGCGAGGTGGTCGTCCTGCCCAACGACCCCGACTCGGTGCGCACCGCCGAGATCGCCGCGCGCACGGCCGAGGAGTCCGGTCGTGTACGGGTCGCGGTGATCCCCACCCACGCGCAGGTGCAGGGACTCGCCGCGCTGGCCGTGCACGAGCCCGGCCGCGCCTTCGACTCCGACGTGCTCGAGATGACCGCGACCGCGCGCCACGCCCGCCACGGCGCGGTGACGGTCGCGGCCCGCCGCGCCATGACCTCGGCCGGGCCGTGCGAGCCCGGCGACGTGCTCGGCGTGGTCGCCGGCGACTTCGTGGTGGTGGGGGAGCGGCTGGAGGAGGTCGCGGCCGAGGTGCTCGACCGGCTGCTCGGCGGTGGCGGCGAGCTGGTCACGGTCGTGACCGGCGCCGACGCCGCACCCGGGCTGCGCGCCGCGACGCTCGCCCACCTCGAGGAGCGTCACCCGACCGTCGACGTCGCGGTCTACCACGGGGGCCAGGAGCGCTACCCCCTGCTCGTGTCGGTGGAGTAG
- the rpmB gene encoding 50S ribosomal protein L28, whose amino-acid sequence MAAVCDICAKKPGFGNNRPWSRKITKRRFNPNIQRVRAKVDGTPKRLNVCTGCLKAGKVTR is encoded by the coding sequence GTGGCCGCCGTCTGTGACATCTGCGCGAAGAAGCCGGGCTTCGGCAACAACCGCCCGTGGTCCCGCAAGATCACCAAGCGTCGCTTCAACCCCAACATCCAGCGCGTGCGCGCCAAGGTCGACGGCACCCCGAAGCGCCTCAACGTCTGCACCGGCTGCCTCAAGGCCGGCAAGGTCACCCGCTGA
- a CDS encoding thiamine-phosphate kinase: MPADATVADAGEFPLIGALASLFEQGEHVLVGPGDDAAVLRVRTGHVVVSTDLVVEGRHFRRDWASAEDVGHRAAAQNLSDVNAMGGRAHSLTVGLAAPADLPVAWALGFARGFAAECAQVGASVVGGDLTRSDQLVVAVTVLGACTEAPVLRSGAAPGDVLALAGRQGWAAGGLTVLGRGFRSPRALVEAYRRPEPPYDAGPAAARAGATAMVDVSDGLLAEAGHLAAASGVAIDVRTDALEVAEPLHAVGAALGADPVSFVLAGGDDHALLATFPDAASLPPGWRAVGSVGEGSGVTVDGASHEGPTGWTHF, translated from the coding sequence CTGCCCGCCGACGCCACCGTCGCCGACGCCGGCGAGTTCCCCCTGATCGGCGCCCTGGCGTCGCTGTTCGAGCAGGGTGAGCACGTGCTGGTCGGGCCGGGCGACGACGCCGCCGTGCTCCGGGTGCGGACGGGGCACGTCGTGGTCTCGACCGACCTGGTCGTCGAGGGCCGCCACTTCCGCCGCGACTGGGCGAGCGCCGAGGACGTCGGGCACCGCGCCGCCGCGCAGAACCTCTCCGACGTCAACGCCATGGGTGGCCGCGCGCACTCGCTGACCGTGGGCCTGGCCGCCCCGGCCGACCTGCCGGTCGCCTGGGCGCTGGGCTTCGCCCGCGGGTTCGCTGCCGAGTGCGCGCAGGTCGGGGCGAGCGTCGTCGGCGGCGACCTGACCCGCAGCGACCAGCTCGTGGTGGCGGTGACCGTGCTCGGGGCCTGCACGGAGGCGCCGGTGCTGCGCAGTGGCGCCGCGCCCGGCGACGTGCTCGCGCTGGCCGGGCGCCAGGGCTGGGCGGCCGGCGGGCTGACCGTGCTGGGCCGCGGCTTCCGCTCGCCGCGCGCGCTGGTGGAGGCCTACCGACGTCCGGAGCCGCCGTACGACGCGGGGCCGGCCGCGGCCCGCGCCGGCGCGACGGCGATGGTCGACGTCTCCGACGGGCTGCTCGCCGAGGCGGGCCACCTCGCGGCCGCCTCGGGGGTGGCGATCGACGTCCGCACCGACGCGCTCGAGGTCGCCGAGCCGCTGCACGCCGTCGGGGCGGCGCTCGGCGCCGACCCGGTGTCCTTCGTGCTCGCCGGGGGTGACGACCACGCCCTGCTCGCGACCTTCCCCGACGCCGCATCGCTGCCGCCGGGCTGGCGGGCCGTCGGGAGCGTGGGGGAGGGCAGCGGCGTCACCGTCGACGGTGCCTCGCACGAGGGGCCGACCGGCTGGACCCACTTCTGA
- a CDS encoding Lrp/AsnC ligand binding domain-containing protein: protein MVVQAYILIQTDVGKAAEVAAAIAQVKGVTLAEDVTGPYDVIVRAEARNVDELGKLVVSKVQNLDGITRTLTCPVVHI, encoded by the coding sequence GTGGTCGTCCAGGCGTACATCCTGATCCAGACCGACGTCGGCAAGGCCGCCGAGGTGGCCGCCGCCATCGCCCAGGTCAAGGGCGTCACCCTCGCCGAGGACGTCACCGGCCCCTACGACGTCATCGTGCGCGCCGAGGCCCGCAACGTCGACGAGCTCGGCAAGCTGGTCGTCTCCAAGGTGCAGAACCTCGACGGCATCACCCGCACCCTCACCTGCCCGGTCGTGCACATCTGA
- a CDS encoding DUF3515 family protein, whose product MPVRARGARASAALLAPLTLVGCGGPVELGAPPELPRADAAACADLLAALPDTLGDLERRDVEPAAARGAAWGDPAVVLTCGVGVPEGFDAFSPCEEADGVGWYAAPVAAYEDPTADVVLTTVTAEPRLRLEVPGSQRPPAGYLSRLAPLVREHLRATGPCV is encoded by the coding sequence GTGCCCGTCCGGGCCCGGGGCGCTCGCGCGTCCGCGGCGCTGCTGGCGCCGCTGACGCTCGTCGGCTGCGGCGGCCCGGTCGAGCTCGGCGCGCCGCCGGAGCTGCCGCGCGCGGACGCCGCGGCCTGCGCCGACCTGCTCGCCGCGCTGCCCGACACCCTCGGCGACCTCGAGCGGCGCGACGTCGAGCCCGCGGCGGCGCGCGGCGCCGCGTGGGGCGACCCCGCGGTCGTGCTGACGTGCGGCGTGGGGGTGCCCGAGGGCTTCGACGCGTTCTCGCCGTGCGAGGAGGCCGACGGCGTCGGGTGGTACGCCGCGCCCGTCGCCGCCTACGAGGACCCCACCGCCGACGTCGTGCTCACGACGGTGACGGCGGAGCCGCGGCTGCGCCTGGAGGTGCCGGGCAGCCAGCGACCGCCGGCGGGCTACCTCTCCCGGCTGGCCCCGCTGGTGCGGGAGCACCTGCGGGCCACCGGGCCGTGCGTCTGA
- a CDS encoding D-alanine--D-alanine ligase: MNEPSAHPGPVTGGEPDDPAGRARPRVAVVFGGRSSEHGISCVTAGSVLSALDRARWDVVPLGIATDGRWVLETDDPSRLALGDDGSLPAVDPTRPAVALAPLAGGAALVLTEDPEGPRSLGPVDVVLPLLHGPYGEDGTLQGLLEMVGLRYVGAGVLASAVSMDKASMKVVLAAAGLPVLPSRTVTARAWADDAAGCASRAEALGLPVFVKPLRGGSSIGISKVTAWTDLTAAVDEALRHDTAALVEAGAVDAREVECGVLEDADGALRTSVPAEIRVGEGHDFYDFEAKYLPGQATEVDLPADLDDVVVARLQALAVRTFEAVGCSGLARVDFFVLPGGELVVNEINTMPGFTPTSMFPQVWAASGVDYPALVDHLVTVALERAPGLR; encoded by the coding sequence GTGAACGAGCCCTCGGCCCACCCCGGCCCCGTCACCGGCGGCGAGCCCGACGACCCCGCCGGCCGGGCGCGGCCCCGCGTCGCGGTCGTCTTCGGCGGCCGCTCGAGCGAGCACGGCATCTCCTGCGTGACCGCCGGCAGCGTGCTGAGCGCCCTCGACCGCGCGCGCTGGGACGTCGTGCCGCTGGGCATCGCCACCGACGGCCGGTGGGTGCTGGAGACCGACGACCCCAGCCGCCTCGCGCTCGGCGACGACGGCTCCCTGCCGGCCGTCGACCCGACCCGCCCGGCCGTCGCGCTGGCGCCGCTGGCCGGAGGGGCCGCCCTCGTGCTGACCGAGGACCCCGAGGGGCCCCGCTCGCTCGGTCCGGTGGACGTCGTCCTGCCGCTGCTGCACGGCCCCTACGGCGAGGACGGCACCCTGCAGGGCCTGCTCGAGATGGTCGGCCTGCGCTACGTCGGGGCCGGGGTGCTCGCCTCCGCGGTGAGCATGGACAAGGCGTCGATGAAGGTGGTGCTCGCCGCCGCCGGGCTCCCCGTGCTGCCCTCGCGCACCGTGACGGCCCGCGCCTGGGCCGACGACGCCGCCGGCTGCGCCTCGCGCGCCGAGGCGCTGGGCCTCCCGGTCTTCGTCAAGCCCCTGCGCGGCGGCTCGAGCATCGGCATCAGCAAGGTGACCGCCTGGACCGACCTGACGGCCGCCGTCGACGAGGCACTGCGCCACGACACCGCCGCCCTCGTCGAGGCCGGTGCCGTCGACGCCCGAGAGGTCGAGTGCGGGGTGCTCGAGGACGCCGACGGCGCGCTGCGCACCAGCGTGCCGGCCGAGATCCGGGTGGGGGAGGGGCACGACTTCTACGACTTCGAGGCGAAGTACCTCCCCGGCCAGGCGACCGAGGTCGACCTGCCCGCCGACCTCGACGACGTCGTCGTCGCCCGGCTGCAGGCACTCGCCGTGCGCACCTTCGAGGCGGTCGGCTGCTCGGGCCTCGCCCGGGTCGACTTCTTCGTGCTGCCCGGCGGGGAGCTCGTGGTCAACGAGATCAACACCATGCCCGGCTTCACGCCGACCTCGATGTTCCCGCAGGTGTGGGCCGCCAGCGGCGTGGACTACCCCGCGCTGGTCGACCACCTCGTGACGGTGGCGCTCGAGCGCGCCCCAGGCCTGCGCTGA
- a CDS encoding trans-sulfuration enzyme family protein, translated as MSDAVPTGPARRAATVAVHAGRPPHTSDQPFSTPVTFASTYVAGGELEYGRYANPTWTAFEDALGALEGGRCLSFASGMAAVTTVLDLVGLGAKVVAPRHGYTGTVMALGDLESRGRLTAELVDVTDTAAVVAACDGAALVWLESPTNPALEVADVATITAAAHEAGAYVVVDNTFATPVLQRPLEDGVDLVVHSVTKYVAGHSDVLMGAVCTRDEELHRVLKGRRDLVGAVPAPMEAFLALRGLRTLHLRVERAQANAAELARRLADHPAVAEVRYPGFGGIVSIVAEGGAIAADLLVHKTSLWVHATSLGGVESTFERRRRWRAEAPTIPEGLVRLSVGIEDVEDLWEDLRGALDDLVT; from the coding sequence ATGAGCGACGCCGTACCGACCGGACCCGCCCGTCGCGCCGCGACGGTCGCGGTGCACGCGGGACGTCCCCCGCACACGAGCGACCAGCCGTTCAGCACCCCGGTCACCTTCGCCTCGACCTACGTCGCGGGCGGCGAGCTCGAGTACGGCCGCTACGCCAACCCGACCTGGACGGCCTTCGAGGACGCCCTGGGCGCGCTCGAGGGCGGCCGGTGCCTGTCCTTCGCCTCCGGCATGGCCGCGGTGACGACCGTCCTCGACCTCGTCGGGCTCGGCGCCAAGGTCGTCGCGCCGCGCCACGGCTACACCGGCACCGTGATGGCCCTCGGCGACCTCGAGTCGCGCGGGCGCCTCACGGCCGAGCTCGTCGACGTCACCGACACCGCGGCCGTCGTCGCGGCGTGCGACGGCGCCGCGCTGGTGTGGCTGGAGTCGCCGACCAACCCCGCGCTCGAGGTGGCCGACGTCGCGACGATCACCGCCGCCGCCCACGAGGCGGGGGCCTACGTCGTCGTCGACAACACCTTCGCCACCCCCGTGCTGCAGCGCCCGCTCGAGGACGGCGTCGACCTCGTCGTCCACTCCGTCACCAAGTACGTCGCGGGGCACAGCGACGTGCTCATGGGCGCGGTGTGCACCCGCGACGAGGAGCTGCACCGCGTGCTGAAGGGCCGCCGCGACCTCGTCGGGGCCGTGCCCGCCCCCATGGAGGCGTTCCTGGCCCTCCGCGGCCTGCGCACGCTGCACCTGCGCGTGGAGCGAGCCCAGGCCAACGCCGCGGAGCTCGCCCGCCGCCTCGCCGACCACCCGGCCGTCGCCGAGGTGCGCTACCCCGGCTTCGGCGGGATCGTGTCGATCGTCGCCGAGGGCGGGGCGATCGCGGCCGACCTGCTCGTGCACAAGACGTCGCTGTGGGTCCACGCCACCTCGCTCGGCGGCGTCGAGTCGACCTTCGAGCGCCGGCGCCGCTGGCGCGCCGAGGCGCCCACGATCCCCGAGGGCCTGGTGCGGCTCTCCGTCGGCATCGAGGACGTCGAGGACCTCTGGGAGGACCTCCGCGGCGCCCTCGACGACCTGGTCACCTGA
- a CDS encoding NAD(P)H-dependent glycerol-3-phosphate dehydrogenase, with amino-acid sequence MTKVCVMGSGSWGTAFSLVLADAGNDVTVWGRRAEVCAAINETRENADYLPGVQLPPQVRATVDHEEALAGADVVVLAVPSQTLRENLEVWAPAIPSSAPMVSLMKGVELGTLKRMSEVVAEVTGAGPERIAVVSGPNLAREIARREPAASVVACADESVARQLQSLVHAPAFRPYTSVDVLGCELGGAYKNVVGLSVGMAVGLGFGDNTTASLITRGLAETARLAMALGANPLTLMGLAGLGDLVATCSSPLSRNRTFGEKLGQGMTTHDIYASTRQVAEGAKSCSSLLALARQTGVDAPIAEHVDAVVSGGMTAPEMMAAFIARDTKAETD; translated from the coding sequence GTGACGAAGGTCTGCGTGATGGGGTCGGGCTCCTGGGGCACGGCGTTCTCGCTCGTGCTCGCCGACGCCGGCAACGACGTCACCGTCTGGGGTCGGCGCGCCGAGGTGTGCGCCGCGATCAACGAGACGCGCGAGAACGCCGACTACCTCCCGGGCGTGCAGCTGCCGCCCCAGGTCCGCGCGACCGTCGACCACGAGGAGGCCCTCGCCGGGGCCGACGTGGTGGTGCTGGCGGTGCCCTCGCAGACCCTCCGCGAGAACCTCGAGGTGTGGGCGCCGGCGATCCCGTCCAGCGCGCCGATGGTCTCGCTGATGAAGGGAGTGGAGCTCGGCACGCTCAAGCGGATGAGCGAGGTGGTCGCGGAGGTGACCGGTGCCGGTCCCGAGCGCATCGCCGTGGTCAGCGGACCCAACCTGGCGCGCGAGATCGCGCGGCGCGAGCCGGCCGCCTCGGTGGTCGCCTGCGCCGACGAGTCGGTCGCCCGCCAGCTGCAGAGCCTCGTGCACGCGCCGGCGTTCCGGCCCTACACCTCGGTCGACGTGCTCGGGTGCGAGCTGGGAGGGGCCTACAAGAACGTCGTCGGCCTCAGCGTGGGCATGGCCGTCGGCCTGGGCTTCGGCGACAACACGACCGCCTCGCTCATCACCCGCGGGCTGGCCGAGACCGCCCGGCTCGCCATGGCGCTGGGCGCCAACCCCCTGACGCTCATGGGCCTGGCCGGGCTGGGCGACCTCGTGGCGACGTGCTCCTCGCCGCTCTCGCGCAACCGCACCTTCGGGGAGAAGCTCGGCCAGGGGATGACCACGCACGACATCTACGCCTCCACCCGCCAGGTGGCGGAGGGCGCGAAGTCGTGCTCCTCGCTGCTCGCGCTGGCCCGGCAGACCGGCGTCGACGCGCCGATAGCCGAGCACGTCGACGCCGTCGTCAGCGGCGGCATGACCGCCCCCGAGATGATGGCGGCCTTCATCGCCCGCGACACCAAGGCCGAGACCGACTGA
- a CDS encoding lysophospholipid acyltransferase family protein codes for MRVRKLERKRGWPFVVAASILKPVLVPGTRRRWIDGDKLPAGGGCVLVLNHISHVDPLLTAHFVYDHGRLPRYLAKSGLFRNPVLGGFLRSLGQIPVARLSADAVGAYDAAVAAVRAGECVVVYPEGTITRDPDLWPMTGKTGAARIALATGCPVVPVGQWGAQEILPPYSTRPRLLPRRTVTFKVGDPVDLGSLPDGPPTAEALRRATDLIMDAITALVADVRGEEPPAERFDPRQRGVGEIGNPHKQARREEGTA; via the coding sequence GTGAGGGTCCGCAAGCTGGAGCGCAAGCGCGGGTGGCCCTTCGTCGTGGCCGCCTCGATCCTCAAGCCGGTGCTCGTCCCGGGGACGCGCCGGCGGTGGATCGACGGCGACAAGCTGCCCGCCGGCGGCGGCTGCGTGCTGGTGCTCAACCACATCTCCCACGTCGACCCGCTGCTCACCGCCCACTTCGTCTACGACCACGGCCGGCTCCCGCGCTACCTCGCGAAGTCGGGACTCTTCCGCAACCCCGTCCTCGGCGGCTTCCTGCGCTCGCTCGGCCAGATCCCCGTCGCCAGGCTCAGCGCCGACGCCGTCGGGGCCTACGACGCGGCCGTCGCGGCGGTGCGCGCCGGGGAGTGCGTCGTCGTCTACCCCGAGGGCACCATCACCCGCGACCCCGACCTGTGGCCGATGACCGGCAAGACCGGTGCCGCGCGCATCGCGCTGGCGACCGGGTGCCCGGTCGTGCCCGTCGGGCAGTGGGGAGCCCAGGAGATCCTCCCGCCCTACTCCACCCGGCCGCGGCTGCTGCCGCGCCGCACCGTGACGTTCAAGGTCGGCGACCCGGTCGACCTCGGCTCGCTGCCCGACGGCCCGCCGACCGCGGAGGCACTGCGGCGCGCGACCGACCTGATCATGGACGCGATCACCGCGCTGGTGGCCGACGTGCGCGGTGAGGAGCCGCCCGCCGAGCGCTTCGACCCCCGGCAGCGCGGGGTGGGCGAGATCGGCAACCCGCACAAGCAGGCGCGACGCGAGGAGGGCACGGCGTGA
- the cofC gene encoding 2-phospho-L-lactate guanylyltransferase, giving the protein MPETPPPADAGPPRGVTVLVPVKPPARGKSRLAGLPDEERRELAAAFALDTVAAALATPSVEHVLAVTDDFRFAAELAQAGCTVLPDGAGEDLNATLAQAAAEAGRRWPGTVPVALCADLPALRPEHLGGFLAAWDGRGPAFVPDALGTGTTAYAAPLAVFDPRFGAGSREAHLAAGARELAGPWPGLRQDVDDAGDLGRALVLGVGPRTARAAGR; this is encoded by the coding sequence GTGCCCGAGACGCCCCCGCCCGCCGACGCCGGCCCCCCGCGCGGCGTCACGGTGCTGGTGCCGGTGAAGCCCCCGGCGCGCGGCAAGTCGCGGCTCGCCGGCCTGCCCGACGAGGAGCGACGCGAGCTGGCCGCGGCGTTCGCCCTCGACACGGTCGCGGCTGCGCTCGCCACGCCCAGCGTCGAGCACGTCCTCGCCGTCACCGACGACTTCCGCTTCGCGGCCGAGCTGGCGCAGGCGGGGTGCACCGTCCTGCCCGACGGCGCCGGCGAGGACCTCAACGCCACCCTCGCGCAGGCCGCGGCGGAGGCGGGTCGACGCTGGCCGGGCACGGTTCCGGTCGCGCTGTGCGCCGACCTGCCGGCCCTGCGCCCCGAGCACCTCGGCGGCTTCCTCGCGGCCTGGGACGGCCGGGGTCCGGCCTTCGTCCCGGACGCCCTCGGCACCGGCACCACGGCGTACGCCGCCCCGCTCGCCGTCTTCGACCCGCGCTTCGGCGCCGGCTCGCGGGAGGCCCACCTGGCGGCCGGCGCGCGGGAGCTGGCGGGGCCGTGGCCCGGGCTGCGCCAGGACGTCGACGACGCGGGCGACCTCGGGCGGGCGCTCGTGCTCGGCGTCGGTCCGCGCACGGCGCGCGCTGCGGGTCGCTGA